One part of the Parabacteroides distasonis ATCC 8503 genome encodes these proteins:
- a CDS encoding metallophosphoesterase family protein translates to MIKVGLLSDTHAYWDDKYAEYFKDCDEIWHAGDIGSDLLAAKFEALKPFKAVYGNIDGQAIRLQYPKVAHFKVEDVNVMMTHIGGYPGRYNPEIRKELYDTRPNLFISGHSHILKVVFDRSLKCLHMNPGAAGKSGFHQVRTLLRFVIEGKDIKDLEVIELGNRAL, encoded by the coding sequence ATGATTAAAGTTGGATTGCTTTCAGACACCCATGCGTACTGGGATGATAAGTACGCCGAATATTTTAAAGATTGCGATGAAATCTGGCATGCGGGCGATATAGGCTCCGATCTTTTGGCCGCGAAATTCGAGGCTTTGAAACCTTTCAAAGCCGTATACGGAAATATAGACGGACAAGCCATTCGCCTGCAATATCCTAAAGTAGCTCATTTCAAGGTAGAAGACGTGAACGTTATGATGACTCATATCGGAGGTTATCCGGGCCGCTACAATCCCGAGATCCGCAAAGAATTATACGATACACGGCCAAATCTATTCATCTCCGGACATTCGCATATCCTGAAAGTAGTATTCGATCGAAGCTTGAAGTGTCTGCATATGAATCCGGGAGCGGCTGGAAAAAGTGGCTTTCATCAAGTACGTACCTTATTACGTTTCGTTATTGAGGGAAAGGATATCAAAGATTTGGAAGTTATAGAGCTAGGGAATCGGGCATTATAA
- the lipA gene encoding lipoyl synthase, whose translation MAQHLRKPDWLKIRLGGNEQFTKTKSIVESHCLHTICTSGKCPNMGECWSRGTATFMIGGEICTRSCRFCNTLTGKPLPLDPKEPANVAESIRLMNLKHAVITSVDRDDLPDLGASHWVNTIRTIKEVNPQTTVEVLIPDFQGRLDLVDQVVDAAPEIISHNMETVRRISPQVRSAAKYDVSLSVLRRIAERGVVAKTGIMVGLGETEDEVLELMDDVLQAGVSVLTIGQYLQPSRKNIPVSEYVTPERFEYYRQQAVNKGFKKVESAPLVRSSYHAEKHI comes from the coding sequence ATGGCGCAGCATTTAAGAAAGCCGGATTGGTTGAAGATCCGGCTTGGCGGAAATGAGCAATTCACGAAGACAAAAAGTATTGTTGAATCTCATTGCCTTCACACAATATGCACAAGTGGTAAATGCCCGAATATGGGTGAATGTTGGAGCCGGGGAACAGCTACATTCATGATCGGTGGTGAGATCTGTACTCGCTCTTGTCGTTTTTGTAATACGCTAACGGGTAAACCTCTTCCGTTGGACCCGAAAGAGCCTGCGAATGTAGCGGAGAGCATCCGTTTAATGAATCTCAAGCATGCGGTGATCACGTCCGTTGATCGTGATGACTTACCAGACTTAGGCGCTTCTCATTGGGTAAATACGATCCGTACGATCAAAGAGGTGAATCCTCAAACGACCGTGGAAGTCTTAATCCCGGATTTTCAAGGACGATTGGATCTGGTTGATCAGGTCGTGGATGCGGCGCCTGAGATTATCTCCCATAATATGGAGACTGTACGCCGTATCAGTCCGCAAGTGCGTAGCGCCGCTAAGTATGACGTGAGCTTATCCGTTTTGCGACGAATCGCTGAGCGGGGTGTGGTAGCCAAGACTGGTATCATGGTCGGACTGGGGGAGACTGAGGATGAGGTGCTTGAATTAATGGATGATGTTTTGCAGGCGGGTGTTTCTGTTTTGACAATCGGGCAGTATTTACAGCCCTCTCGCAAGAATATTCCCGTCTCTGAATATGTGACTCCTGAACGCTTTGAATATTATAGACAACAGGCCGTTAACAAAGGTTTTAAGAAAGTAGAGAGCGCTCCGCTGGTGCGCTCGTCGTACCATGCGGAAAAGCATATATGA
- a CDS encoding S9 family peptidase, giving the protein MKRLGFSLLLSLAVFGSVAAQTGSKHVDLKEITDGKFRQVTAIGEMRSLPDGEHYTAMNADKSMIIKYSYRTGNPVDTLFNARKARECTFTDFDGYTISSTGHHILVWRDTESIYRRSTKAVVYDYDVRRNYVKPISDAKGKQMIPTFSPDGRMCAYVRDNNIWIRKFDFDTEVQVTKDGELNKILNGITDWVYEEEFAVTNLMAWSPDSEYLAFVRFDESEVPEYSMQMYGEGLYPGYYEYKYPKAGQKNSKVSVHSYSVVTKDTKEMKVPVEGDFYIPRITFTQNPDQLAIMTLNRQQNVFNMYYANPKSGVFRLILREENKCYVDSDWLTSIQFLNNGFTYVSEQDGYSHIYLYSPTGVMQRQVTQGNWDVTKFLGVDENTKTFYYESAEESPIRRSIYKIDAKGVKTKLSTEEGMNKAVFSDNFAYFVNTYSNANTPAKITVNETKTKKELRVLQDNAALKSKLKEYAFAKKEFMKVHTASDYEFNAWIVKPADFDPSKKYPVMMTQYSGPNSQQVLDQYGFDWEQYLASNGIIVVCVDGRGTGARGEAFRKCTYLRMGELESRDQVEAAQALGKLPYIDKDRIAIWGWSFGGYNTLMALSTGNGTFKVGIAVAPPTDWKYYDSVYTERFMRTPQENFEGYAATSPLRRVKDLQGKLLLVHGTADDNVHFMQTMEYAEALVQANKQFDMHVYKDRNHSIYGGNTRYHLYTKMANYLFNNL; this is encoded by the coding sequence ATGAAACGATTAGGTTTTAGTTTATTGCTTTCGTTGGCCGTATTCGGAAGTGTGGCCGCACAAACCGGAAGCAAGCATGTTGACTTAAAAGAAATAACCGATGGGAAATTTCGTCAAGTGACGGCTATCGGAGAGATGCGATCCCTGCCGGATGGAGAACACTACACAGCCATGAACGCCGATAAGAGTATGATCATTAAATATTCCTATCGTACGGGAAATCCTGTGGATACATTGTTTAATGCCCGTAAAGCTCGTGAATGTACCTTTACGGATTTTGATGGATATACAATCAGCAGCACCGGGCATCATATCTTGGTTTGGAGGGATACGGAGTCTATTTATCGTCGCTCTACCAAGGCTGTGGTTTATGATTATGACGTACGTCGTAATTATGTGAAGCCTATTTCCGATGCCAAGGGTAAGCAAATGATCCCGACATTCTCGCCGGATGGTCGTATGTGCGCTTATGTACGGGATAATAATATTTGGATACGTAAGTTTGATTTTGATACCGAGGTACAAGTTACCAAGGACGGTGAGTTGAATAAGATATTGAATGGTATCACGGATTGGGTGTATGAGGAAGAATTCGCGGTGACAAATCTAATGGCGTGGTCTCCCGATAGCGAGTATCTGGCCTTTGTCCGTTTTGACGAGTCCGAGGTGCCCGAATATTCTATGCAGATGTATGGTGAGGGACTTTATCCGGGGTATTACGAATATAAATATCCGAAGGCCGGGCAGAAGAATTCAAAGGTCTCCGTACATTCTTATAGCGTAGTCACCAAAGACACGAAAGAGATGAAGGTCCCGGTAGAAGGCGACTTCTATATTCCCCGCATTACTTTCACGCAGAATCCGGATCAGTTGGCTATCATGACATTGAACCGCCAGCAGAATGTATTCAATATGTATTATGCAAATCCGAAGAGCGGTGTGTTCCGTTTGATCTTGCGTGAGGAAAATAAATGCTACGTGGATTCTGATTGGTTGACTTCCATCCAGTTCTTGAACAATGGGTTTACCTATGTGAGCGAACAAGATGGCTATTCCCATATTTATTTGTATTCCCCGACAGGTGTTATGCAACGTCAGGTAACTCAAGGGAACTGGGATGTCACGAAGTTCTTGGGCGTGGATGAGAATACGAAGACTTTCTATTACGAGTCTGCCGAGGAAAGCCCGATCCGCCGCTCTATCTATAAGATCGACGCGAAAGGCGTGAAGACAAAACTCTCCACGGAAGAGGGTATGAACAAGGCGGTCTTTAGTGACAATTTCGCTTATTTCGTGAATACCTATTCCAACGCGAATACCCCGGCGAAGATTACAGTGAATGAGACGAAGACCAAAAAGGAACTACGTGTCCTGCAAGATAACGCTGCGTTGAAGAGTAAACTGAAGGAATATGCTTTTGCCAAGAAGGAGTTCATGAAGGTACATACGGCCTCGGACTATGAGTTCAACGCTTGGATCGTAAAACCCGCTGATTTTGACCCGTCGAAGAAATATCCGGTGATGATGACGCAATATAGTGGCCCTAACTCCCAGCAAGTATTGGATCAATACGGTTTCGATTGGGAGCAATATCTGGCCTCAAATGGTATTATCGTGGTATGTGTGGATGGTCGTGGAACCGGTGCCCGTGGTGAGGCATTCCGTAAATGTACTTATTTGAGAATGGGCGAGCTGGAATCCAGAGACCAAGTGGAGGCTGCGCAAGCGTTAGGCAAGTTACCTTATATCGATAAGGATCGTATCGCGATCTGGGGTTGGAGTTTCGGAGGTTATAACACGTTGATGGCCTTGAGTACCGGAAACGGAACGTTTAAGGTGGGTATCGCTGTAGCTCCTCCGACGGACTGGAAATATTATGACTCCGTTTATACGGAGCGTTTCATGCGTACCCCGCAAGAGAATTTCGAGGGCTATGCGGCTACCTCTCCGTTACGCCGGGTGAAAGACTTACAAGGCAAGTTATTGCTGGTTCATGGAACCGCCGATGATAATGTTCATTTTATGCAAACAATGGAATATGCCGAGGCTTTGGTTCAAGCCAATAAGCAGTTCGATATGCATGTTTATAAAGATCGGAATCATAGCATATATGGTGGTAATACCCGTTACCATTTGTATACGAAGATGGCTAATTATTTATTCAATAATTTGTAA
- a CDS encoding TIGR01212 family radical SAM protein (This family includes YhcC from E. coli K-12, an uncharacterized radical SAM protein.): MKKTKRYYEFGDFLRDLFKFKVQKISINAGFTCPNRDGSKGWGGCTYCNNQTFSPEYCHTEKSVTEQLEEGVRFFSRKYPDMRYLAYFQAYTNTYDRLDSLILKYEEALAYPGVEGLIVGTRPDCMPEGLLDYFAELSQRKFVMIEYGLESTLDKTLVRINRGHTHEESESAIRRTAAKGIYTGAHLILGLPGESRDETLHHADVLSRLPITTLKLHQLQLIKNTRMAKEFKEDPSDFHLYTADEYIELVIDFIERLNPSIVVERFVSQSPKELLIAPDWGLKNFEFTAKVNKRIEERDTRQGRLFQV, encoded by the coding sequence ATGAAAAAAACTAAACGATATTATGAATTTGGGGATTTTCTACGGGATCTATTCAAATTCAAGGTTCAGAAGATTTCCATAAACGCAGGCTTCACCTGCCCGAACCGAGACGGGTCTAAAGGATGGGGCGGTTGCACCTATTGTAATAACCAAACATTCAGTCCAGAATACTGTCATACGGAGAAAAGCGTTACCGAGCAATTAGAGGAAGGCGTACGTTTTTTTTCCCGCAAATATCCGGATATGCGGTATCTGGCCTACTTCCAAGCCTACACGAATACATACGACCGATTAGACTCTCTTATTCTCAAATATGAGGAAGCGCTTGCCTATCCCGGAGTAGAAGGATTGATTGTCGGCACTCGTCCGGACTGTATGCCGGAAGGTTTATTGGATTATTTTGCGGAGCTTTCCCAGCGAAAATTCGTCATGATTGAATATGGATTGGAAAGTACGCTTGATAAGACCTTAGTCCGCATAAACAGAGGGCATACCCATGAAGAATCGGAATCCGCTATCCGTCGTACGGCGGCAAAAGGTATTTACACCGGGGCACACCTGATACTCGGACTACCGGGAGAAAGTAGGGATGAAACATTACACCATGCGGATGTCTTATCACGCCTCCCGATCACGACACTTAAACTGCACCAATTGCAGCTAATCAAGAATACCCGCATGGCGAAAGAGTTCAAGGAAGATCCTTCTGATTTCCATTTATATACGGCTGATGAATATATCGAATTAGTGATTGACTTCATAGAACGACTGAACCCCTCTATCGTAGTAGAGAGGTTCGTATCACAATCCCCCAAAGAGCTACTGATCGCACCGGATTGGGGTTTAAAGAATTTCGAATTTACCGCTAAGGTAAATAAGCGGATCGAGGAAAGAGATACACGGCAAGGACGACTATTTCAAGTCTAA
- a CDS encoding DUF4251 domain-containing protein → MRLTRLVGFLGIVLFCAGQSLFAQSKQERKEQKERVVREIVDSGRIKIDVDRAVPMAGRSVNLTSPYSLEIHGDSILSYLPYFGRAYSAPYGGGEGLTFKEVATEKEQTSEKKGSSEIKFRVKTKEDVYMFRVEVYPNGSVTINVTPVNKQAITFYGDVALDLK, encoded by the coding sequence ATGAGATTAACAAGGTTAGTTGGATTTTTAGGGATTGTCCTTTTTTGTGCAGGGCAATCCCTTTTTGCTCAAAGTAAGCAAGAGCGGAAGGAGCAAAAAGAGAGAGTAGTGAGGGAGATCGTGGATAGCGGTCGTATTAAGATCGATGTGGATCGTGCCGTACCGATGGCCGGGAGATCCGTCAATCTTACTTCCCCCTACTCATTGGAAATACATGGTGACTCGATCCTGTCTTATCTTCCTTACTTTGGACGTGCTTACTCTGCTCCTTATGGTGGTGGAGAGGGCTTGACGTTTAAAGAAGTGGCGACAGAGAAGGAGCAAACCTCTGAAAAGAAAGGTAGTTCCGAAATCAAGTTCCGTGTAAAGACCAAAGAGGATGTATACATGTTTCGGGTGGAAGTCTATCCGAATGGCTCGGTGACAATCAATGTGACACCCGTGAATAAACAGGCTATTACCTTTTATGGTGATGTCGCCTTAGACTTGAAATAG
- a CDS encoding alpha/beta hydrolase family protein, whose amino-acid sequence MNRNWVYSLFALWIVCSFACTQPKPVANVEVQKENFVFSIKGTDTLSLDKYELPSISPASKKPVMIFAFGGGFKGGDKADKGYIPYFEFLARNGFVVVSTDYRTTLKNLDPSKVSSPMDFIAALQHAIDTAVEDFYDATGFVINQSSDWNIDVEQIVASGSSAGAITVLQAEYDLCNGHELAKRLPAGFNYAGVISYAGAVSGVLPPHWEKMPCPIMLFHGDADKTVPFEQAAMENLGGLWGSSAVAKSLENLQASYYFYKVENAGHEISGLPMSRNQYDIMSFLSRQVLGDENLAITTDERVPGDTIVRKDFTVQDYILDNLR is encoded by the coding sequence ATGAACAGAAATTGGGTGTATTCGCTATTTGCTTTATGGATCGTCTGCTCGTTCGCTTGTACGCAGCCTAAACCTGTGGCGAATGTGGAAGTTCAGAAAGAGAATTTCGTATTCTCTATAAAAGGGACAGACACATTGTCCTTGGACAAGTATGAGTTGCCTTCTATATCGCCCGCCTCAAAAAAGCCTGTGATGATTTTTGCTTTTGGCGGTGGGTTTAAAGGGGGAGATAAGGCGGATAAAGGATATATTCCCTATTTCGAGTTCCTCGCCCGAAACGGATTTGTGGTCGTTTCTACGGATTATCGTACCACCTTGAAGAATCTGGATCCTTCTAAAGTCTCTTCTCCGATGGACTTTATCGCGGCCTTGCAGCATGCGATCGATACGGCGGTAGAGGATTTTTATGATGCTACCGGTTTTGTGATCAACCAAAGCTCGGATTGGAACATCGATGTGGAGCAGATCGTAGCGAGCGGTTCGAGTGCCGGGGCGATTACGGTATTGCAGGCAGAGTATGATTTATGTAACGGACATGAGTTGGCGAAAAGGCTACCGGCAGGTTTCAACTATGCCGGTGTGATCTCATATGCCGGTGCGGTCTCTGGTGTGCTTCCTCCACATTGGGAAAAGATGCCTTGTCCGATTATGCTATTCCATGGCGATGCGGATAAAACCGTTCCTTTTGAACAAGCCGCTATGGAGAACCTCGGCGGTTTATGGGGATCATCCGCTGTAGCGAAAAGTCTGGAAAATCTTCAAGCTTCCTATTATTTTTATAAGGTAGAGAATGCGGGGCATGAGATCTCTGGGCTCCCTATGTCCCGGAACCAATACGATATCATGAGCTTCTTGAGCCGTCAAGTCTTAGGCGATGAGAATTTAGCGATCACGACAGACGAACGTGTTCCCGGTGATACGATCGTACGGAAAGATTTTACCGTACAGGATTATATCTTGGATAATTTGCGTTAA
- a CDS encoding DUF6565 domain-containing protein has protein sequence MKKVLFMLLVMFALSACQSKDSYVKEFSDFVDKVEMEAADYTDKDWKKADLKFSDLSTNLYAKFEEELNADEKAEIIKLQATYAGLKMKAGVKDAAKKVDKFLDGLKEGTK, from the coding sequence ATGAAGAAAGTACTATTCATGTTATTGGTTATGTTCGCTTTGAGCGCCTGCCAATCAAAGGATTCATATGTGAAGGAGTTTAGTGATTTTGTAGATAAGGTGGAAATGGAGGCCGCTGATTATACCGATAAGGACTGGAAGAAGGCGGATCTGAAATTCTCGGATCTATCCACGAATCTTTACGCCAAGTTCGAGGAAGAGTTAAACGCTGATGAGAAAGCGGAGATCATTAAATTGCAAGCGACATACGCCGGATTGAAAATGAAAGCGGGCGTGAAAGACGCTGCCAAGAAAGTGGATAAGTTCTTGGATGGTTTGAAGGAAGGAACAAAATAA